Within Hyla sarda isolate aHylSar1 chromosome 7, aHylSar1.hap1, whole genome shotgun sequence, the genomic segment cagaattagaaaaagaaaacagcTGATTTCTACTATAAAAACcaatacacctgtcctcaggctgtgtgtggtattacaactttaaacaacaaccttggggatgtatgtcccctcagggaaaccctgaatagagaccctctacggtctaaaacttagcttttaataattcCAAATTAATATTAAAAGTGctcaaaattttttttcactaggtGGCAATATGTGTTTAAAATCACAGTCCCTATTAGTAAAGTTTTTTAGTGCATTCTATGCAGGATGGTCTTGATCACGGAGTTCAGTTTGCAGCGCTCTGCTCTGACACCGTCTACAGACATAGTGTCACTGCGCACCATGATCCATCCATTTTATAACAATGGGACTGAGCTAAAATCTCCTCCTCTGGCTCAACGTTTCGCTAGTTGGACCTAGCTTTTTCAAGAGTATGAGGTACATACGGTGCGCAGTGACACTATGTCTGTAGACGGTGTCAGAGCAGAGCGCTGCAAACTGAACTCTGTGATCAAGACCATCCTGCATAGAATGCACTAAAAAACTTTACTAATAGGGACTGTAATTTTAAACACATATTGCCacctagtgaaaaaaaattttgagCACCTTTAATATTAATTTGgaattattaaaagctaagttttagaccgtagagggtctctattcagggtttccctgaggggacATACATCCCCAAGGTTGTTGTTTAATGTATAAGTGCCCGTAGACCCTCTAGGGGGTATTTGTGAATTTacttggtattacaacttggctccatttacttcaatggaactgagctgcaataccaaacccAAACAGGGTACAAGAGTAGCACTGTACAAGACGGATGTGTAATGTTTACCCCTGGATCTGAAGAAGATAGTAGGGATCAGACTGCTTGTAAAGACATACATGGGCCCCTGATTTTTCACCACAGAATTAGATACAATGTAGCTGGTGTTGGATATGTTGGTGCATGTGAATTCATGAAACAGATTGCAATCTATTGACTTTACAAAGCAGACAGTGTAACCTTTATAAAAGAGATAAACATATATCTAGCAAATAATGGTGCAGCACTCAGCACACAAATagaagtccaaaaaaaaaaataaaacgcttGAGAATGGTTCTATGGATGAACTAAAACTTTGCATTGGACATGAACTTGGACTTTTATTTGGAGCGCTGCACCATGGTTTGGTATGAATAGTGGACTCACATCTGGGAAGCTTGCATCACCACATCATCATGTAGTAATTaactaagtagtgctgcatttcttttgtagtgtgtgtgtgtgtgtgtgtgtgtgtgtgtgtgtgtgtgtgtgtgatatatatatatatatatatatatgcacacatacatacacacacacacactagtatATTTACAAAGCATACTTATTGGTGTTAATTCTGTTCAGAATGTATTACTTACTTGTACTTTAAAAATAACCACTGAAGAATCCATAGTGCCACAAGGATCATTCCATTAATTTCACATATGGAGAAGGCCCACGCAACCCGGTCAAAATGATCAAAAAATACATCCGGGAGAGGCCCTACCTCTGTTTTAGGAGGCACACGTTCATGGACAACAGAGATCATCACTGTGGTAAGGATAAAACAGCAAAGTGCATAGAGGAAGGCTATTAAGGTTTTATTCCATTCATTCGGAAAAGCCTGGCTACGGTCCACCTCCGGCATGGGGATCTTTATCATCTCTTTTCTGACTCCATTTGGCATCCCATTCTTCTTGGCTTTACTGGTGAAACTATGATCATTGGAATTGATATCATCTTTGATGCAAATATGTCCATTGGCATGTCCGTTCTTATGTTCCTCTATGTGGTTCTCAATTTTCAGTGTCTCTATCATCTGCAGCAGTTGGCGTCCATTATCAGATGTTACACGGGACAAGGGCGGCTTTTTAAAATCATCTTCTTTTAACTTGAGCAATCCTCGGCCATTAAGGGTTTGGAAAGTCTCAGAGTATTCTTGTAGACCTCTCTTAGTTAACCAGTCAGAAACCTCCTTGGGCGACCAgtagattacttccttcattttccaATGACAGctgtgtttttgtgtattttaCACAATCCAGTTATAATTGTAGAAAACCAGCAAAAGTCCTTTTCGTAGCTTTCTCATCCTGTCTACGATGGAGCTCTATAGAATGGAGGATCCTGTATAGAAATGAGAGCCCATTACATGACTACCCATGTGTGGAGTCATATGAGGATGAATGAACCTCTGGTcaactatagaaaaaaaaaaaaaagaggaaaaaagttaGACATGGCTAAAGGAGTGCAAACATtggcagagatttatcaaaactcagaaaaagttgaccagttggccatagcaatcaatcaggtaACTGCTCTCTGTTGGATTCCCTTATATTGCACAAGAAGTTTGACATGAAAACTTGTGCGCCCCAAACTAGATGCTGTGCTACGGTACATAAAACTCATGCAAACATCAGACCATAACCACAGGGGGGCTGCTGCATTTATGAATGTGCAGGTGGAATGAAAGGGAACATGTCACATATTCAGTCCAATCTgccggcatcatgttatagagaaaTAGAGTATGCTTATATTCAGTTTTATGGGGATATTTTCAGGATAACTGGTCATTGATTCATGTGAACCTTAGCTcaatctgggctaagtagtcaagtgggcggttcTACTCTGACTGACAGCTATCTGTGTAGTGAATTGTCAATCAGCATAACCCAGAATAAGAAGATAATTACATAAATAGTTATCCTGGAACTTAACAACAAAACTATACATGAATCTGCTCTTAACATTctttaacatgatacctgcagattggactgtactTTCAACATGTCAGGTTCCCATTATgaccaaaattttttatttttttagatatatggaGATACAGGAGATGACACGTCTTTTTCATTACTCATAATTAGGTGTAGTGACTAAGAGAAAAAAGATCCTCATCTTTCTCCATTTATAATTATGGAAGGCAGACAGAGGCTTTATCCGGAGAGGAGACACATGGGAAAGGTTATTTTCCTGAAATTAATAAAGGGTTAAACCTTGAACTACACTCGGGTGTAAGTGTGTTTAGACAAGGAGGCTCCACTCCATCTCCAATAGCAACTAGTACTAAGTAGAAATCACACTTGACAATTGAAAAGATTTTCTTAATGCTTTTTCTTTAGTATTCATTGTACAAAAATTGATCCGCAGACCACCAATTTCatattcagcaaaaaaaaaagaaaaaagtttatcACCCAGAGTGCTCACTAGATACGCCCGACAGTCCTAGTTAGCTGGCCGGATAAATTTCACCCTTTCTCAGGCATCCCGGAGGCTgatcttccttccttccctcctctcacgaaggggtagACAGGTTAGTAGCTGGACTCTTCTGACGTGTCGGAGGACCCGCCCCCTTTCTCAAGTCTTATCTAGTGAGCACTCTGAGTGAtaaactttttgtatttttttgctgAATATGAAATTGGTGGTCTGCGGATCGATTTTTGTAACATGAATACTAAAGAAAAAGCATTAAGAAAATCTATTCAATTGTCAAGTGTGATTTATACTCAATACTGGTTGCTAAAGGTTATCTCCCTATCTGAAAACATTATTTTCAACACATTTGTAGCCATTCATTACAGAGTACATGACAACAGGTTTGTCTCAGGAAAGGAAAGCCAAATGTTATTGTGTCCAGATACATGTAACATATAATGTAATAGTAGAACTTACTTCTAACATAGGTAATTATAGAAGGAGCTGGGACAGTGTTTGccagtcagggtgcctccagctgttgcaaaattgccactttcagcatgcctggacagcctgtgtttgtcaaggcattctgggagttgtagttttgcagtatttggtggcaccctggctgggaaacattgcCTTAGCTTGTGCTGACCTCTCCACTATGGTTTATTTACTACAGATACACCCTATTTTTAATGAAACCGTAAGGTCACGTGGGTCTGTGAACAGTCTTGCGCTTTCTAGCCCTTCTGTAAGATTTCCCTGAAAACTCTGTAATAAAAGCACAGCAAATAATTACGGTTTCTATTTCTACTTTTTGTGGGGTACAGAATTTATTCATGTATATGATCCCACAGGAACCAATAAATATCTGCACAGATGTGTTATGGCAAGCAAGAGCTAGATATGGGTAATGGGTCCCTGAAACACCAATGATTGGTACCATAAGAAGCCATAATCCATCAACAAGTCAAGCTGCTGCCTTTAGGACATCCCTGTTGAAAAGATGGCAAATGACAATAACACAGACAACACTGAACATCCATCATGAAGGCTGGATAAATCTCAATGAGCAGGCTGCTTACTGGACCAACAAATGAAGCATCCCAGCCTGGCTTTACACAGCTCATCACTGTGTCTGAACAAATGGTACGCTAGTATCATAAGAGACATCAGTCGTGAGCAGACAATATAGCAGGTCAGCGGGAAAGGCTTAATGGTAACCAAGTAGACTAGAAGAGGATACATATAATGTGGCAGAATATACCACAGACCTATGCATAACCCTAACCTGCTTGCTATTAACAGGACTAGGGATGCACTGAAAGGGAAATTTTAGTCCGAAACCGAAAATTTAGGCTGGGATTGGCCCAAAAACCGAAAATAAAAATGCATTGCCCTGCCCACTTATTTCAatatagtttttgtaaaattgtattatcagaatttttttagttACTGATGTAGTTGAAGGGGA encodes:
- the SGMS1 gene encoding phosphatidylcholine:ceramide cholinephosphotransferase 1, with product MKEVIYWSPKEVSDWLTKRGLQEYSETFQTLNGRGLLKLKEDDFKKPPLSRVTSDNGRQLLQMIETLKIENHIEEHKNGHANGHICIKDDINSNDHSFTSKAKKNGMPNGVRKEMIKIPMPEVDRSQAFPNEWNKTLIAFLYALCCFILTTVMISVVHERVPPKTEVGPLPDVFFDHFDRVAWAFSICEINGMILVALWILQWLFLKYKSIISRRFFCIVGTLYLYRCITMYITTLPVPGMHFNCSPKLFGDWEAQFRRILKMIAGGGLSITGAHTMCGDYLYSGHTVMLTLTYMFIKEYSSRRLWWYHWICWFLSVVGVFCILLAHDHYTVDVVVAYYITSRCFWWYHTMANQQVLKEDSPSNLLSRVWWYRPFQYFERNVNGVVPRSYQWPIPWSVWSLLPTRQVAYSRLINEA